Part of the Woronichinia naegeliana WA131 genome, TAACAGTATCGAAGGAGTGGAGGATAATGCTGATATGCGTTGGTTTGTTATTGTTCTCCAAAAATGTCGTGGTTACATCTGTCAGCCGAAATATGAAAGGTTGAGAGAAAAATATTTACCTGCTCTTATACCTCCTTTAACAGATTTTATCGCGGGAGCTTTTATGTGTCCTCCAGGGGGCAGGGATTTTATTGGCTCCTATTGCACTTTATACTCAAGAAAAAGGAATGGAGAAGTTTTGCCAAATTTCCACCGATGACTAAACTCCTGTAGCGATAAAACCCGCCCAATAATAGGGGTTGGCGAAAGGATAAGGGTGATCGCGGTAAATTTGTTTAATTGATGTTTTAAAAATCAACCCTTTTCTTCGAGAAAACTGAGATGAAATTTGAGGTTGTAATCTATCTAATTCCTGTTTAAATTCTTCAATTGTTAAATTTCTTAGCCAATTTTGTGCTTTATTCAAAGCAAGTGGTACAGAAATTTGTTGATTTTTATTTAATAAAATCTCATAAAATTTAATCATTAAAAATGTGGTTGCTAAATCATTGACAGTCCATAGGCTACTAATAACACTAGAACTCCCTGCAAAAATACAAGCAGTGGAAATACTAAGACATTCATCACTAGGAGATTGAAAATCAATTAATCCAGTTTCACAAGCTGAAAAAACAATCAATGGATTTTGTTTCAAGTCTAGCTCAAAAATTTCGCCTAATGTTAAAGATTCTCTGTTAGATAATAATAAAGCAGATTCAAATGGATTATTTAGGTTAAATTGACTATGACAAGAGAAATGAATACAATCAATGTCTGAAGATTTTAGGGAAGAAATAACATTGGTTTTAGTAGCATTATCGTGAGAAATAATTTCACTGTGAGAAAAGAAGGTTGAAATAATGTTACCCTCTAGATCCGAAAATATTAAATCATTGGTTAGGTTTTGAATGGATAATAAGCGAGTTAATTTATTAAATCGACGTTGTTTTTGGATTTGTAATAATTGACAACTAGGGGCATATTGAACATTATATTTATCTTGTAAAATGTGGTTATATTCAATAGGGAAGGCATGAATCGGTAAGATATGTAAATAACGATGAGGAATAATAATTAAACAGTTACAAGTATCTGGAATGAGTGCCAGAATATCATTAATGTGAAGGGTATCCGCAAAAGTTTGTAAGAGGTTAGGAAGTTGGTTTATCCATTCTCTTTTGCCATCCTTATAATAGTAGTAAAGCTGAATATAATTATTAACATCATCAATAAATTTATCCATATCATACTCTGATGATTCCCAATATTTAATATCCCCATCAGCAGACACTACAAAAGCTAATATTTTCTCACCTGTAATATACCATTGTAATAAACAAGTTTCAGCGTCGGTTAAAGCCTGAATATTCTCAAAGGGAATAGGTTCAACTATTTGAGTCCGCTTGAAGTTAGGATCAATAGGGGTGATTTTTTGATCAATAAAGTCTTCCCAAGCTTGCCGATATTCTCTGAGATGGCTATTATCAGAGATGTAGGGGGTTAATTTGTCATTAATGCTGATATTCTGGTTAATACTGCGACTTTGTAAGCGGATTTGTTCATTAACCCATAGTTGGCGTAATTCATCGAGTTTTTCAATTATTTCTTGACTAACCCCTTGCGGTTTGACATTTTTCTGCGTCATCAATTCCACAAGGTTTCGCGCTTTACTGTGTTCAATGTATTCTAATGCTTTCTCCGGTTGATTGAGTTTAAGATGCGCCAGTACAATGCGATGAAAAACATCAATAGCATTAGAGAGGGTTTCTTGGCGACTTTGGGGGTTAGTTGCCTCTAGTAGCGTATTTTCTACCGCTTCAATGGCGACATGATAAGCTTCTGTGGCAGGTTGCCACTGCTTTTCACTGTAATGAAGTTTGCCTAAATTGTGAGCAGTTTCTAAACATTTAAGGGGCAAATCCTCTACTGTGTAAATTTTGAGGGCATTATGATAACAATTAATGGCTTTTTCTGAATTCTCAAATCTATCGCCTCTAATTCTGTCAGCGTAAGCATTAGCGAGATTATTTTGTGTTTCTGCCCAATCTTGGGGAAAATCATAAAAAGTTCTCACTTTCAGGGCATTTTTAAAATAAGCGATCGCCATTTCTAAATTTTTAGCTTTATCGCCTCTGATTCTGTATAAGTACACATTAGCGAGATTATTTTGTGTTTCTGCCCAATCTTGGGGAAAATCATAAAAAGTTCTCACTTTCAGGGCATTTTCGCAATAAGCGATCGCCATTTCTAAATTATCAGCTTTATCCCCTCTGATTCTTTCACGATAAGCAGTAGCAAGATTATTTTGTGTTTCTGCCCAATCAACAGAAAATGAGTCAAAAGTCCTCACATGAAGGGCTTGATGGTAACAAGTGATCGCCATTTCTAAATTATCAGCTTTATCCCCTCTGATTCTTTCACGATAAGCAGTAGCAAGATTATTTTGTGTTTCTGCCCAATCAACAGGAAATGAGTCAAAAGTCCTCACATGAAGGGCTTGATGGTAACAAGCGAT contains:
- a CDS encoding CHAT domain-containing protein, whose amino-acid sequence is MTRLLTQFDKTLREDERETYLTLKLDLSWREGFGILFVQCTPVQQSWIIEKIKQDISDKSIDIIEINQSTYNLYDLIQSKTQEKPIDILLITGLEKPLEPYIKAIIKEKERSYQVANFPPLLSHLNWQRERFRDDFNLCLVFLVREYILKYLVRRAPDFFDWRSGVFKFPVDKYVNLLRSDNIILSYLNKENQVKNPDKSSVNSQELPDITRNYLPFLQEILEAEYESNSDPKVVYPILQRGQHLLDNTFAQLLQQWARNFFSEGKTEQVAVIAGVIQNLCIDITNFPLGSRANNVEIAITGYQTLLEVYTREAFSEYWAILQNNLGNAYLYRIRGERADNLELAIAAYNLSLEVYTCEAFPYEWARTQNNLGLAYSDRIRGERADNLELAIAVYNLSLEVYTREAFPQDWARTQNNLGAAYRNRIRGERADNLELAIAAYNLSLEVYTREAFPEQWATIQNNLATAYSNRIRGDKADNLEIAIACYHQALRVRTFDSFPVDWAETQNNIALAYSYRIRGDKADNLEMAIACYHQALHVRTFDSFPVDWAETQNNLATAYRERIRGDKADNLEMAITCYHQALHVRTFDSFSVDWAETQNNLATAYRERIRGDKADNLEMAIAYCENALKVRTFYDFPQDWAETQNNLANVYLYRIRGDKAKNLEMAIAYFKNALKVRTFYDFPQDWAETQNNLANAYADRIRGDRFENSEKAINCYHNALKIYTVEDLPLKCLETAHNLGKLHYSEKQWQPATEAYHVAIEAVENTLLEATNPQSRQETLSNAIDVFHRIVLAHLKLNQPEKALEYIEHSKARNLVELMTQKNVKPQGVSQEIIEKLDELRQLWVNEQIRLQSRSINQNISINDKLTPYISDNSHLREYRQAWEDFIDQKITPIDPNFKRTQIVEPIPFENIQALTDAETCLLQWYITGEKILAFVVSADGDIKYWESSEYDMDKFIDDVNNYIQLYYYYKDGKREWINQLPNLLQTFADTLHINDILALIPDTCNCLIIIPHRYLHILPIHAFPIEYNHILQDKYNVQYAPSCQLLQIQKQRRFNKLTRLLSIQNLTNDLIFSDLEGNIISTFFSHSEIISHDNATKTNVISSLKSSDIDCIHFSCHSQFNLNNPFESALLLSNRESLTLGEIFELDLKQNPLIVFSACETGLIDFQSPSDECLSISTACIFAGSSSVISSLWTVNDLATTFLMIKFYEILLNKNQQISVPLALNKAQNWLRNLTIEEFKQELDRLQPQISSQFSRRKGLIFKTSIKQIYRDHPYPFANPYYWAGFIATGV